The following nucleotide sequence is from Marinobacter sp. MDS2.
GAAGCACTATGGCGAAGATCACGTTTATTGGTCTCGGTAATATGGGGGCGCCGATGGCCTCCAATCTGGTTAAAGCCGGGCACCAGGTGACTGTATTTGATTTGTCGGCATCGGCTGTTGAGGCACTGGTTTCCGAAGGTGCCAGCAGCGCCGAGAGCGGGAGAGCGGCTGCCGAAGGGGCCGAGTGCGTCATCACCATGTTGCCTGCAGGCAAGCATGTCGAAGCCGTTTATCTGGGCGAAGACGGACTGCTGTCAGCCTTACCCGAAGGCACGCTGGTGATTGATTCCTCGACCATCGCGCCGGAAACCGCCCGGAGTGTCGCCGAGGCAGCAACCGCCAAGGGGCTGGCGTTTATCGATGCCCCGGTATCAGGCGGAGTGGGCGGCGCGAAAGCCGGTACGTTGACATTTATCTGCGGTGGAGAAGCCGATACGTTCGAGAAGGCCAAGCCGATTCTCGAAGATATGGGCAAAAACATCTTCCACGCCGGGCCTTTTGGTGCGGGGCAAGTGGCCAAGATTTGCAACAACATGCTGTTGGCTATCCTGATGGCCGGTACCAGCGAAGCGTTGGCTCTGGGTGCCAAAAACGGCCTTGACCCAGCGGTATTGTCCGAAGTCATGAAACAAAGTTCGGGTGGCAACTGGGCATTGAATGTGTACAACCCCTGGCCGGGAGTGATGGAAGGGGTACCCGCATCACGGAATTATGAGGGTGGCTTTTTGGTGAACCTGATGGCGAAAGATCTGGGACTGGCATTTGATAACGCCGTCACGAATCAGGCATCGATTCCCATGGGA
It contains:
- the mmsB gene encoding 3-hydroxyisobutyrate dehydrogenase, producing the protein MAKITFIGLGNMGAPMASNLVKAGHQVTVFDLSASAVEALVSEGASSAESGRAAAEGAECVITMLPAGKHVEAVYLGEDGLLSALPEGTLVIDSSTIAPETARSVAEAATAKGLAFIDAPVSGGVGGAKAGTLTFICGGEADTFEKAKPILEDMGKNIFHAGPFGAGQVAKICNNMLLAILMAGTSEALALGAKNGLDPAVLSEVMKQSSGGNWALNVYNPWPGVMEGVPASRNYEGGFLVNLMAKDLGLAFDNAVTNQASIPMGSLARNLFQLHAGQGNGELDFSSILRLFQPE